A stretch of the Zeugodacus cucurbitae isolate PBARC_wt_2022May chromosome 6, idZeuCucr1.2, whole genome shotgun sequence genome encodes the following:
- the LOC105217506 gene encoding dynamin-like 120 kDa protein, mitochondrial isoform X2: protein MLRVAFNKSHLGTTQRTTYLCTKVICSNHSTLCNKSIHRQTYDEYGRPQSQRAPNDLLYPQRYGRFGWYVPPSRKYGMFVVRILRGALKLRYIVLGGAIGGGVSLSKKYEEWKEGLPDLKWLEDVLPQGERWNNFSRKLIEVGSVMKDVVQIDPKLKELGEEKIAEWKIWFDNRLDDAIEAADYQGNNASIIESKDDIKSKASVSALGLSNDDSRKKYENLQTQVETLQTEIMNVQIKYQKELEKMERENRELRQQYLILKANKKTTAKKIKKSLIDMYSEVLDELSGYDTTYSMADHLPRVVVVGDQSSGKTSVLESIAKARIFPRGSGEMMTRAPVKVTLAEGPYHVASFRDSDREYDLNKESDLSELRREVELRMRASVRGGKTVSNEVISMTVKGPGLQRMVLVDLPGIISTMTVDMAADTKDSIHQMTKHYMSNPNAIILCIQDGSVDAERSNVTDLVMQCDPLGRRTIFVLTKVDLAEELADPDRIRKILSGKLFPMKALGYYAVVTGRGRKDDSIDAIRQYEEDFFKNSKLFHRRGVIMPHQVTSRNLSLAVSDRFWKMVRETIEQQADAFKATRFNLETEWKNNFPRLRESGRDELFDKAKGEILDEVITLSQISAKKWEEALTEKLWDKLSNYVFENIYLPAAQSDSFNTMVDIKLRQWAEQALPAKSVESGWEALQNEFINLMEKAKKSPDHDDIFDNLKGAVVDEAIRRHSWEDKAIDMLRVIQLNTLEDRCVHDKTEWDQAVKFLETSVKAKLAHTEETLNEMLGPGQFTRITHWKSLTEDQSKRRYVKTELDKVLKNDDKHLPTLSYDELTTVRKNLQRDGIEVDTDYIRQTWFPIYRRHFLKQALNRANDCRKAYYLYSQQGAECEISCSDVVLFWRIQQVIKVTSNALRQQVINREARRLDKEIKEVLDEFSDDEEKKAQLLTGKRVTLAEELIKVRHIQEKLEEFINSLNQEK from the exons ATGTTACGAGTAGCTTTTAATAAATCACATCT GGGTACAACCCAAAGAACAACGTATCTCTGCACGAAAGTAATTTGCTCCAATCATTCCACCTTATGCAACAAGTCTATACACCGGCAAACTTATGATGAATATGGCAGACCACAAAGTCAACGTGCTCCAAATGATTTGCTATACCCTCAACGATACGGCAGATTTGGTTGGTATGTACCACCATCTCGAAAGTACGGAATGTTTGTTGTTCGAATATTACGTGGTGCTTTAAAACTACGATACATAGTCCTTGGTGGAGCTATTGGTGGTGGCGTATCACTAAGTAAA AAATATGAAGAGTGGAAGGAAGGTCTGCCCGATTTGAAATGGTTGGAGGACGTTTTACCACAAGGCGAAAGGTGGAAtaatttttcgagaaaattgaTAGAAGTTGGCAGTGTTATGAAGGATGTTGTGCAAATAG ATCCTAAGCTAAAGGAGCTCGGGGAAGAGAAGATAGCGGAATGGAAAATATGGTTCGATAATCGTCTGGACGATGCCATTGAGGCGGCGGATTATCAAGGCAACAATGCCAGTATAATTGAAT cAAAAGACGATATTAAATCCAAAGCTTCTGTGTCGGCGTTAGGATTGTCTAATGATGATAGTCGTAAAAAATATG agaaTTTGCAAACTCAAGTGGAAACCTTACAAACGGAAATTATGAATGTACAAATTAAATACCAAAAGGAATTAGAAAAAATGGAGCGTGAAAATAGAGAATTGAGGCAACAGTATTTAATATTGAAAGCGAACAAAAAAACAACCGCTAAGAAAATCAAAAAGTCTCTCATTGATATGTATTCAGAGGTTCTCGATGAACTCTCTGGATATGACACCACCTATTCCATGGCCGATCATTTACCACgcgtcgttgttgttggtgatcAAAGCAGTGGTAAAACATCTGTATTAGAATCCATTGCAAAGGCACGCATATTTCCACGAGGTAGCGGAGAAATGATGACGCGAGCACCAGTTAAAGTAACTCTTGCAGAAGGGCCATATCATGTGGCTTCCTTTCGTGACTCGGATCGTGAATATGATTTAAATAAAGAATCTGACTTGTCAGAGCTACGCCGTGAAGTTGAGTTGAGAATGAGAGCTTCTGTTAGAGGTGGAAAAACAGTAAGCAATGAGGTAATTTCAATGACAGTGAAAGGGCCGGGCTTACAAAGGATGGTTTTAGTTGATTTACCAGGAATAATATCG ACCATGACAGTTGATATGGCGGCTGATACAAAAGATTCAATCCATCAAATGACTAAGCACTACATGAGCAATCcgaatgcaataattttatgcATTCAAGATGGTTCAGTAGATGCTGAACGGAGCAATGTGACTGATTTGGTAATGCAGTGTGACCCACTAGGACGCCGCACcatatttgttttaacaaaagTGGATTTGGCTGAAGAACTTGCTGATCCTGATAGA ATACGTAAGATTCTCTCCGGCAAATTATTCCCCATGAAAGCGTTGGGTTACTATGCCGTAGTGACTGGTCGTGGGCGGAAGGACGACAGTATCGATGCGATCAGGCAATACGAAGAAGActtctttaaaaattcaaaacttttccA CCGCCGCGGTGTAATAATGCCACACCAAGTGACAAGCCGAAACCTTAGCTTGGCAGTCTCCGATCGATTTTGGAAAATGGTTCGCGAAACAATAGAGCAACAAGCCGACGCTTTCAAAGCTACCAGGTTTAATTTGGAGACGGAATGGAAAAATAATTTCCCGcg GCTTCGTGAATCCGGACGAGACGAATTGTTTGATAAAGCTAAAGGTGAAATCTTGGATGAAGTGATCACGCTCTCACAAATATCGGCAAAGAAATGGGAAGAAGCGTTGACTGAAAAACTTTGGGACAAACTATCAAATTATGTGTTTGAAAATATCTACCTGCCGGCCGCACAGTCAG ATTCTTTCAATACAATGGTGGACATAAAGCTCCGGCAATGGGCAGAACAGGCTCTGCCAGCTAAATCGGTGGAGTCAG gttggGAAGCGCTGCaaaatgaattcataaacttaatgGAGAAAGCTAAAAAGTCACCGGACCATGATGACATATTTGATAATCTTAAAGGCGCTGTGGTGGACGAAGCTATTCGTAGACATTCTTGGGAAGATAAGGCTATCGATATGTTGCGtgtcatacaactaaatacatTAGAAGACAGGTGCGTTCATGATAAAACCGAGTGGGATCAAGCTGTTAAATTCCTGGAAACCTCTGTAAAAGCTAAACTCGCACACACTGAAGAGACTTTGAATGAAATGCTGGGGCCAGGACAATTCACTCGTATAACTCATTGGAAATCACTGACAGAAGATCAATCAAAACGACGTTATGTTAAAACCGAACTCGATAAAGTACTCAAAAACGACGAT AAACACTTACCCACATTATCATACGACGAACTAACGACAGTTCGAAAGAACTTACAGCGAGATGGCATTGAGGTCGACACAGATTACATTCGGCAAACGTGGTTCCCTATTTACCGAAG ACATTTCTTGAAACAAGCACTGAATCGTGCAAATGACTGCCGAAAAGCATATTACTTATACAGCCAACAAGGTGCCGAATGTGAG ATAAGTTGTAGCGATGTGGTCCTCTTTTGGCGTATTCAACAAGTGATTAAGGTTACTTCAAATGCACTGCGGCAGCAAGTTATTAATCGGGAGGCGCGTCGATTAGACAAAGAGATTAAAGAGGTGCTGGATGAATTTAGTGATGATGAAGAGAAAAAGGCGCAATTGCTAACAGGAAAACGAGTTACACTTGCGGAGGAATTAA TTAAAGTGCGACACATTCAAGAAAAGTTAGAAGAGTTTATCAATTCTCTTAATCAAGAAAAATAA
- the LOC105217506 gene encoding dynamin-like 120 kDa protein, mitochondrial isoform X1, producing MLRVAFNKSHLGTTQRTTYLCTKVICSNHSTLCNKSIHRQTYDEYGRPQSQRAPNDLLYPQRYGRFGWYVPPSRKYGMFVVRILRGALKLRYIVLGGAIGGGVSLSKKYEEWKEGLPDLKWLEDVLPQGERWNNFSRKLIEVGSVMKDVVQIDPKLKELGEEKIAEWKIWFDNRLDDAIEAADYQGNNASIIESKDDIKSKASVSALGLSNDDSRKKYENLQTQVETLQTEIMNVQIKYQKELEKMERENRELRQQYLILKANKKTTAKKIKKSLIDMYSEVLDELSGYDTTYSMADHLPRVVVVGDQSSGKTSVLESIAKARIFPRGSGEMMTRAPVKVTLAEGPYHVASFRDSDREYDLNKESDLSELRREVELRMRASVRGGKTVSNEVISMTVKGPGLQRMVLVDLPGIISTMTVDMAADTKDSIHQMTKHYMSNPNAIILCIQDGSVDAERSNVTDLVMQCDPLGRRTIFVLTKVDLAEELADPDRIRKILSGKLFPMKALGYYAVVTGRGRKDDSIDAIRQYEEDFFKNSKLFHRRGVIMPHQVTSRNLSLAVSDRFWKMVRETIEQQADAFKATRFNLETEWKNNFPRLRESGRDELFDKAKGEILDEVITLSQISAKKWEEALTEKLWDKLSNYVFENIYLPAAQSGSQNSFNTMVDIKLRQWAEQALPAKSVESGWEALQNEFINLMEKAKKSPDHDDIFDNLKGAVVDEAIRRHSWEDKAIDMLRVIQLNTLEDRCVHDKTEWDQAVKFLETSVKAKLAHTEETLNEMLGPGQFTRITHWKSLTEDQSKRRYVKTELDKVLKNDDKHLPTLSYDELTTVRKNLQRDGIEVDTDYIRQTWFPIYRRHFLKQALNRANDCRKAYYLYSQQGAECEISCSDVVLFWRIQQVIKVTSNALRQQVINREARRLDKEIKEVLDEFSDDEEKKAQLLTGKRVTLAEELIKVRHIQEKLEEFINSLNQEK from the exons ATGTTACGAGTAGCTTTTAATAAATCACATCT GGGTACAACCCAAAGAACAACGTATCTCTGCACGAAAGTAATTTGCTCCAATCATTCCACCTTATGCAACAAGTCTATACACCGGCAAACTTATGATGAATATGGCAGACCACAAAGTCAACGTGCTCCAAATGATTTGCTATACCCTCAACGATACGGCAGATTTGGTTGGTATGTACCACCATCTCGAAAGTACGGAATGTTTGTTGTTCGAATATTACGTGGTGCTTTAAAACTACGATACATAGTCCTTGGTGGAGCTATTGGTGGTGGCGTATCACTAAGTAAA AAATATGAAGAGTGGAAGGAAGGTCTGCCCGATTTGAAATGGTTGGAGGACGTTTTACCACAAGGCGAAAGGTGGAAtaatttttcgagaaaattgaTAGAAGTTGGCAGTGTTATGAAGGATGTTGTGCAAATAG ATCCTAAGCTAAAGGAGCTCGGGGAAGAGAAGATAGCGGAATGGAAAATATGGTTCGATAATCGTCTGGACGATGCCATTGAGGCGGCGGATTATCAAGGCAACAATGCCAGTATAATTGAAT cAAAAGACGATATTAAATCCAAAGCTTCTGTGTCGGCGTTAGGATTGTCTAATGATGATAGTCGTAAAAAATATG agaaTTTGCAAACTCAAGTGGAAACCTTACAAACGGAAATTATGAATGTACAAATTAAATACCAAAAGGAATTAGAAAAAATGGAGCGTGAAAATAGAGAATTGAGGCAACAGTATTTAATATTGAAAGCGAACAAAAAAACAACCGCTAAGAAAATCAAAAAGTCTCTCATTGATATGTATTCAGAGGTTCTCGATGAACTCTCTGGATATGACACCACCTATTCCATGGCCGATCATTTACCACgcgtcgttgttgttggtgatcAAAGCAGTGGTAAAACATCTGTATTAGAATCCATTGCAAAGGCACGCATATTTCCACGAGGTAGCGGAGAAATGATGACGCGAGCACCAGTTAAAGTAACTCTTGCAGAAGGGCCATATCATGTGGCTTCCTTTCGTGACTCGGATCGTGAATATGATTTAAATAAAGAATCTGACTTGTCAGAGCTACGCCGTGAAGTTGAGTTGAGAATGAGAGCTTCTGTTAGAGGTGGAAAAACAGTAAGCAATGAGGTAATTTCAATGACAGTGAAAGGGCCGGGCTTACAAAGGATGGTTTTAGTTGATTTACCAGGAATAATATCG ACCATGACAGTTGATATGGCGGCTGATACAAAAGATTCAATCCATCAAATGACTAAGCACTACATGAGCAATCcgaatgcaataattttatgcATTCAAGATGGTTCAGTAGATGCTGAACGGAGCAATGTGACTGATTTGGTAATGCAGTGTGACCCACTAGGACGCCGCACcatatttgttttaacaaaagTGGATTTGGCTGAAGAACTTGCTGATCCTGATAGA ATACGTAAGATTCTCTCCGGCAAATTATTCCCCATGAAAGCGTTGGGTTACTATGCCGTAGTGACTGGTCGTGGGCGGAAGGACGACAGTATCGATGCGATCAGGCAATACGAAGAAGActtctttaaaaattcaaaacttttccA CCGCCGCGGTGTAATAATGCCACACCAAGTGACAAGCCGAAACCTTAGCTTGGCAGTCTCCGATCGATTTTGGAAAATGGTTCGCGAAACAATAGAGCAACAAGCCGACGCTTTCAAAGCTACCAGGTTTAATTTGGAGACGGAATGGAAAAATAATTTCCCGcg GCTTCGTGAATCCGGACGAGACGAATTGTTTGATAAAGCTAAAGGTGAAATCTTGGATGAAGTGATCACGCTCTCACAAATATCGGCAAAGAAATGGGAAGAAGCGTTGACTGAAAAACTTTGGGACAAACTATCAAATTATGTGTTTGAAAATATCTACCTGCCGGCCGCACAGTCAGGTTCTCAAA ATTCTTTCAATACAATGGTGGACATAAAGCTCCGGCAATGGGCAGAACAGGCTCTGCCAGCTAAATCGGTGGAGTCAG gttggGAAGCGCTGCaaaatgaattcataaacttaatgGAGAAAGCTAAAAAGTCACCGGACCATGATGACATATTTGATAATCTTAAAGGCGCTGTGGTGGACGAAGCTATTCGTAGACATTCTTGGGAAGATAAGGCTATCGATATGTTGCGtgtcatacaactaaatacatTAGAAGACAGGTGCGTTCATGATAAAACCGAGTGGGATCAAGCTGTTAAATTCCTGGAAACCTCTGTAAAAGCTAAACTCGCACACACTGAAGAGACTTTGAATGAAATGCTGGGGCCAGGACAATTCACTCGTATAACTCATTGGAAATCACTGACAGAAGATCAATCAAAACGACGTTATGTTAAAACCGAACTCGATAAAGTACTCAAAAACGACGAT AAACACTTACCCACATTATCATACGACGAACTAACGACAGTTCGAAAGAACTTACAGCGAGATGGCATTGAGGTCGACACAGATTACATTCGGCAAACGTGGTTCCCTATTTACCGAAG ACATTTCTTGAAACAAGCACTGAATCGTGCAAATGACTGCCGAAAAGCATATTACTTATACAGCCAACAAGGTGCCGAATGTGAG ATAAGTTGTAGCGATGTGGTCCTCTTTTGGCGTATTCAACAAGTGATTAAGGTTACTTCAAATGCACTGCGGCAGCAAGTTATTAATCGGGAGGCGCGTCGATTAGACAAAGAGATTAAAGAGGTGCTGGATGAATTTAGTGATGATGAAGAGAAAAAGGCGCAATTGCTAACAGGAAAACGAGTTACACTTGCGGAGGAATTAA TTAAAGTGCGACACATTCAAGAAAAGTTAGAAGAGTTTATCAATTCTCTTAATCAAGAAAAATAA
- the LOC105217506 gene encoding dynamin-like 120 kDa protein, mitochondrial isoform X3: protein MLRVAFNKSHLGTTQRTTYLCTKVICSNHSTLCNKSIHRQTYDEYGRPQSQRAPNDLLYPQRYGRFGWYVPPSRKYGMFVVRILRGALKLRYIVLGGAIGGGVSLSKKYEEWKEGLPDLKWLEDVLPQGERWNNFSRKLIEVGSVMKDVVQIAKDDIKSKASVSALGLSNDDSRKKYENLQTQVETLQTEIMNVQIKYQKELEKMERENRELRQQYLILKANKKTTAKKIKKSLIDMYSEVLDELSGYDTTYSMADHLPRVVVVGDQSSGKTSVLESIAKARIFPRGSGEMMTRAPVKVTLAEGPYHVASFRDSDREYDLNKESDLSELRREVELRMRASVRGGKTVSNEVISMTVKGPGLQRMVLVDLPGIISTMTVDMAADTKDSIHQMTKHYMSNPNAIILCIQDGSVDAERSNVTDLVMQCDPLGRRTIFVLTKVDLAEELADPDRIRKILSGKLFPMKALGYYAVVTGRGRKDDSIDAIRQYEEDFFKNSKLFHRRGVIMPHQVTSRNLSLAVSDRFWKMVRETIEQQADAFKATRFNLETEWKNNFPRLRESGRDELFDKAKGEILDEVITLSQISAKKWEEALTEKLWDKLSNYVFENIYLPAAQSGSQNSFNTMVDIKLRQWAEQALPAKSVESGWEALQNEFINLMEKAKKSPDHDDIFDNLKGAVVDEAIRRHSWEDKAIDMLRVIQLNTLEDRCVHDKTEWDQAVKFLETSVKAKLAHTEETLNEMLGPGQFTRITHWKSLTEDQSKRRYVKTELDKVLKNDDKHLPTLSYDELTTVRKNLQRDGIEVDTDYIRQTWFPIYRRHFLKQALNRANDCRKAYYLYSQQGAECEISCSDVVLFWRIQQVIKVTSNALRQQVINREARRLDKEIKEVLDEFSDDEEKKAQLLTGKRVTLAEELIKVRHIQEKLEEFINSLNQEK, encoded by the exons ATGTTACGAGTAGCTTTTAATAAATCACATCT GGGTACAACCCAAAGAACAACGTATCTCTGCACGAAAGTAATTTGCTCCAATCATTCCACCTTATGCAACAAGTCTATACACCGGCAAACTTATGATGAATATGGCAGACCACAAAGTCAACGTGCTCCAAATGATTTGCTATACCCTCAACGATACGGCAGATTTGGTTGGTATGTACCACCATCTCGAAAGTACGGAATGTTTGTTGTTCGAATATTACGTGGTGCTTTAAAACTACGATACATAGTCCTTGGTGGAGCTATTGGTGGTGGCGTATCACTAAGTAAA AAATATGAAGAGTGGAAGGAAGGTCTGCCCGATTTGAAATGGTTGGAGGACGTTTTACCACAAGGCGAAAGGTGGAAtaatttttcgagaaaattgaTAGAAGTTGGCAGTGTTATGAAGGATGTTGTGCAAATAG cAAAAGACGATATTAAATCCAAAGCTTCTGTGTCGGCGTTAGGATTGTCTAATGATGATAGTCGTAAAAAATATG agaaTTTGCAAACTCAAGTGGAAACCTTACAAACGGAAATTATGAATGTACAAATTAAATACCAAAAGGAATTAGAAAAAATGGAGCGTGAAAATAGAGAATTGAGGCAACAGTATTTAATATTGAAAGCGAACAAAAAAACAACCGCTAAGAAAATCAAAAAGTCTCTCATTGATATGTATTCAGAGGTTCTCGATGAACTCTCTGGATATGACACCACCTATTCCATGGCCGATCATTTACCACgcgtcgttgttgttggtgatcAAAGCAGTGGTAAAACATCTGTATTAGAATCCATTGCAAAGGCACGCATATTTCCACGAGGTAGCGGAGAAATGATGACGCGAGCACCAGTTAAAGTAACTCTTGCAGAAGGGCCATATCATGTGGCTTCCTTTCGTGACTCGGATCGTGAATATGATTTAAATAAAGAATCTGACTTGTCAGAGCTACGCCGTGAAGTTGAGTTGAGAATGAGAGCTTCTGTTAGAGGTGGAAAAACAGTAAGCAATGAGGTAATTTCAATGACAGTGAAAGGGCCGGGCTTACAAAGGATGGTTTTAGTTGATTTACCAGGAATAATATCG ACCATGACAGTTGATATGGCGGCTGATACAAAAGATTCAATCCATCAAATGACTAAGCACTACATGAGCAATCcgaatgcaataattttatgcATTCAAGATGGTTCAGTAGATGCTGAACGGAGCAATGTGACTGATTTGGTAATGCAGTGTGACCCACTAGGACGCCGCACcatatttgttttaacaaaagTGGATTTGGCTGAAGAACTTGCTGATCCTGATAGA ATACGTAAGATTCTCTCCGGCAAATTATTCCCCATGAAAGCGTTGGGTTACTATGCCGTAGTGACTGGTCGTGGGCGGAAGGACGACAGTATCGATGCGATCAGGCAATACGAAGAAGActtctttaaaaattcaaaacttttccA CCGCCGCGGTGTAATAATGCCACACCAAGTGACAAGCCGAAACCTTAGCTTGGCAGTCTCCGATCGATTTTGGAAAATGGTTCGCGAAACAATAGAGCAACAAGCCGACGCTTTCAAAGCTACCAGGTTTAATTTGGAGACGGAATGGAAAAATAATTTCCCGcg GCTTCGTGAATCCGGACGAGACGAATTGTTTGATAAAGCTAAAGGTGAAATCTTGGATGAAGTGATCACGCTCTCACAAATATCGGCAAAGAAATGGGAAGAAGCGTTGACTGAAAAACTTTGGGACAAACTATCAAATTATGTGTTTGAAAATATCTACCTGCCGGCCGCACAGTCAGGTTCTCAAA ATTCTTTCAATACAATGGTGGACATAAAGCTCCGGCAATGGGCAGAACAGGCTCTGCCAGCTAAATCGGTGGAGTCAG gttggGAAGCGCTGCaaaatgaattcataaacttaatgGAGAAAGCTAAAAAGTCACCGGACCATGATGACATATTTGATAATCTTAAAGGCGCTGTGGTGGACGAAGCTATTCGTAGACATTCTTGGGAAGATAAGGCTATCGATATGTTGCGtgtcatacaactaaatacatTAGAAGACAGGTGCGTTCATGATAAAACCGAGTGGGATCAAGCTGTTAAATTCCTGGAAACCTCTGTAAAAGCTAAACTCGCACACACTGAAGAGACTTTGAATGAAATGCTGGGGCCAGGACAATTCACTCGTATAACTCATTGGAAATCACTGACAGAAGATCAATCAAAACGACGTTATGTTAAAACCGAACTCGATAAAGTACTCAAAAACGACGAT AAACACTTACCCACATTATCATACGACGAACTAACGACAGTTCGAAAGAACTTACAGCGAGATGGCATTGAGGTCGACACAGATTACATTCGGCAAACGTGGTTCCCTATTTACCGAAG ACATTTCTTGAAACAAGCACTGAATCGTGCAAATGACTGCCGAAAAGCATATTACTTATACAGCCAACAAGGTGCCGAATGTGAG ATAAGTTGTAGCGATGTGGTCCTCTTTTGGCGTATTCAACAAGTGATTAAGGTTACTTCAAATGCACTGCGGCAGCAAGTTATTAATCGGGAGGCGCGTCGATTAGACAAAGAGATTAAAGAGGTGCTGGATGAATTTAGTGATGATGAAGAGAAAAAGGCGCAATTGCTAACAGGAAAACGAGTTACACTTGCGGAGGAATTAA TTAAAGTGCGACACATTCAAGAAAAGTTAGAAGAGTTTATCAATTCTCTTAATCAAGAAAAATAA